From the genome of bacterium, one region includes:
- the cobS gene encoding adenosylcobinamide-GDP ribazoletransferase encodes MKNFIVALQFLTMITLSSKKFKFLSNEDLANSMIYFPIIGLMIGSFLVIINYILSLFLPNLVVDVFLIISLIFVTRGLHLDGFADTIDGFSSNGTKEEILTIMSDSRIGAMGAIGIFCLLITKLFLIYEMPIEIKNIALIIMPVLGRWVMVMAAASSNYAKENVEGLGKPFTDYVGTKEFAIATIIMVLIGWGLFSLDSRYYKGVILILIIYIINLCLLTNIKRKLNGITGDILGALCEVTEVLVLFLIMSISAIEKSLDFQYIFMI; translated from the coding sequence AAAAGTTTAAATTTTTATCCAACGAAGATTTAGCTAATTCTATGATTTATTTTCCTATCATTGGATTAATGATAGGTTCTTTTCTCGTAATTATCAACTACATTCTGAGTTTATTTTTACCCAATTTAGTCGTTGATGTGTTTTTAATTATTAGTTTAATATTTGTCACCAGAGGATTACATTTAGATGGTTTTGCCGATACTATTGATGGATTTTCTTCTAATGGAACAAAAGAAGAAATTTTAACGATAATGTCTGATAGTCGCATTGGGGCAATGGGTGCCATTGGCATATTTTGTTTGCTAATAACTAAACTCTTTCTTATTTATGAAATGCCTATTGAAATTAAAAATATTGCTTTAATTATAATGCCTGTGTTAGGTAGATGGGTAATGGTTATGGCCGCCGCATCTTCTAACTATGCTAAAGAAAATGTAGAAGGATTAGGAAAACCATTTACTGATTATGTTGGAACAAAAGAATTTGCCATCGCCACTATCATTATGGTTTTAATTGGCTGGGGATTATTTAGCCTTGACTCAAGATATTATAAAGGAGTAATATTAATTTTAATCATCTATATAATTAATTTATGCCTTCTAACAAATATTAAAAGAAAACTCAATGGTATCACTGGCGATATTTTAGGGGCACTATGTGAAGTAACTGAAGTATTGGTATTATTCTTAATAATGAGCATTAGTGCAATAGAAAAAAGTCTTGACTTTCAATATATATTTATGATATAA